A section of the Streptomyces xinghaiensis S187 genome encodes:
- a CDS encoding ribokinase, whose translation MLGYDLLVVGSANADLVIGVDRRPGAGETVLGSDLAVHPGGKGANQAVAAARLGARTALLARVGGDAYGRLLLDAQRAAGVDTVGVLVGEEPTGVAVITVDAAGDNSIVVSPGANARLEPGDIRAAGSLLASARVVSAQLEIPMAAVAEAVRSRAPGARLVLNASPPAQLPPQVLAACDPLVVNEHEALALLAGHPAAEAEEPAAWASALLSRGPRSVVVTLGAAGALAADRNGVVTVPAPRVAVVDTTGAGDAFTGALAWRLSAGDGLETAVRYAVRVGSAACARAGAQSSFPRAGDLAVLPDALPADGN comes from the coding sequence ATGCTTGGCTACGACCTGCTGGTCGTGGGCTCGGCCAACGCCGATCTCGTGATCGGAGTCGACCGGCGCCCGGGGGCGGGGGAGACGGTGCTCGGCTCCGACCTGGCCGTCCACCCCGGCGGCAAGGGCGCCAACCAGGCCGTCGCCGCGGCGCGCCTCGGAGCGCGCACCGCCCTGCTGGCCCGGGTCGGCGGCGACGCCTACGGGCGGCTGCTGCTCGACGCGCAACGCGCGGCGGGGGTCGACACGGTGGGCGTGCTCGTCGGCGAGGAGCCGACGGGGGTCGCGGTCATCACGGTGGACGCGGCGGGCGACAACAGCATCGTCGTCTCCCCCGGCGCCAACGCCCGGCTGGAGCCCGGGGACATCCGCGCCGCCGGCAGCCTGCTGGCCTCCGCCCGGGTCGTCTCGGCGCAACTGGAGATCCCGATGGCGGCGGTGGCGGAGGCCGTGCGGTCGCGCGCACCCGGCGCCCGGCTGGTGCTCAACGCGTCGCCACCCGCGCAGCTGCCGCCGCAGGTCCTCGCGGCCTGCGACCCGCTCGTCGTCAACGAGCACGAGGCGCTGGCCCTGCTCGCCGGCCATCCGGCCGCCGAGGCGGAGGAGCCGGCCGCCTGGGCCTCCGCGCTGCTCTCCCGCGGCCCGCGTTCGGTGGTGGTCACCCTGGGCGCGGCCGGCGCGCTGGCCGCCGACCGGAACGGCGTGGTGACGGTGCCCGCGCCGCGGGTGGCGGTGGTGGACACCACGGGGGCGGGCGACGCCTTCACGGGCGCCCTGGCCTGGCGGCTCAGCGCGGGCGACGGCCTGGAGACGGCCGTGCGGTACGCGGTGCGGGTCGGCTCGGCCGCCTGCGCCCGCGCCGGAGCGCAGAGCTCTTTCCCGCGGGCCGGGGATCTGGCCGTACTGCCCGATGCCCTGCCGGCGGACGGGAACTGA